A stretch of Telopea speciosissima isolate NSW1024214 ecotype Mountain lineage chromosome 11, Tspe_v1, whole genome shotgun sequence DNA encodes these proteins:
- the LOC122644793 gene encoding uncharacterized protein LOC122644793: MKFGAWNIRGLNDPGKRRIGRDHLGRPIFAIAGGASEVKVVQMELQAIKTGLLKACNLKLSRVQVRSDSMLAIKMIVGSFALSWEVRWLVEEIRVLRDTFITCSFAHQVRETNSCADYLAGLVNTCVEFSFSMDSLPVALSDVIQNDARGKNYPRL; this comes from the coding sequence ATGAAATTCGGCGCATGGAACATCAGGGGGTTGAATGACCCTGGCAAGCGCAGAATTGGGCGTGATCATTTGGGAAGGCCGATCTTTGCTATTGCTGGTGGAGCGAGTGAGGTGAAGGTAGTTcagatggagttgcaggccatTAAAACCGGTCTCTTGAAGGCCTGTAATCTCAAGCTTTCTCGGGTACAAGTGCGTTCAGACTCGATGCTGGCCATTAAGATGATTGTGGGTAGCTTTGCATTATCATGGGAAGTTCGATGGCTGGTTGAGGAAATCAGAGTTTTACGTGATACTTTTATTACTTGTTCGTTCGCTCATCAGGTTCGGGAGACAAATTCGTGTGCAGATTACTTAGCAGGCTTGGTCAACACTTGTgttgaattttcattttctatggATTCTCTCCCTGTGGCTCTTTCTGATGTGATACAGAATGATGCTCGGGGAAAGAATTATCCCAGATTGTAA